In Mycolicibacterium phocaicum, one DNA window encodes the following:
- a CDS encoding FAD-dependent oxidoreductase produces the protein MTEALIIGAGVAGPVLAIALRRVGIDAHIFERSPSGADLRGAWLNFQANGMDALRAVDAAGPLENLGYPNDTISFITGSGKKLGRIPMAAPRPDRQLSVMMRRADLYRELNALATARGAHYHYGKDFVSATTASDGRVRAQFADGSTASGDLLIGCDGIHSAVRRGIDPRARAPRYVPVLNVGGYIPDFTVDVPPREFRMQFGTRCFFAWFPTPDGGTVWFANPPMAREPEHGVLSDMSDTGWRNWLHQLMSGDVGPAHDIIDAAPGPMIGWATYDLPVVTRWHNRRNQIIIGDAAHATAPSAGQGASMSVEDAVILAQCLRDCPDIPTAFTTFESLRRRRVERIVRHGHRSSNSKAAGPIGRVLRDLILPVMFRQAAKDDGRSMMWLQGHHIDFDSSIQPVPV, from the coding sequence ATGACCGAAGCACTCATCATCGGCGCCGGCGTCGCAGGCCCGGTCCTGGCCATCGCGCTGCGGCGTGTGGGTATCGACGCCCACATCTTCGAACGCTCCCCGTCCGGCGCCGACCTGCGCGGGGCCTGGCTGAATTTTCAGGCCAACGGCATGGATGCGCTACGTGCCGTCGACGCGGCGGGGCCACTCGAGAACTTGGGTTACCCGAACGACACCATCAGCTTCATCACCGGCAGCGGCAAGAAGCTCGGTCGCATCCCGATGGCCGCGCCGCGTCCGGACCGCCAACTGTCGGTCATGATGCGCCGCGCCGACCTCTACCGCGAACTCAACGCCCTGGCAACAGCGCGCGGTGCCCACTACCACTACGGCAAGGACTTCGTCTCCGCGACAACGGCTTCCGACGGCCGTGTGCGGGCACAGTTCGCCGATGGCAGCACCGCGTCCGGCGATCTGTTGATCGGCTGCGACGGCATCCATTCCGCCGTCCGCCGCGGGATCGATCCGCGCGCACGGGCGCCCCGATACGTGCCGGTGCTCAATGTCGGCGGCTACATCCCGGACTTCACCGTCGACGTGCCGCCACGAGAATTCCGGATGCAGTTCGGCACCCGCTGCTTCTTCGCCTGGTTTCCCACCCCGGACGGCGGCACGGTGTGGTTCGCCAACCCACCGATGGCCCGTGAACCCGAACACGGGGTGTTGTCCGACATGTCCGACACCGGCTGGCGAAACTGGCTGCACCAGTTGATGTCCGGCGATGTCGGGCCCGCCCACGACATCATCGACGCCGCGCCCGGCCCGATGATCGGGTGGGCCACCTACGACCTGCCGGTGGTGACGCGGTGGCACAACCGCCGGAACCAGATCATCATCGGTGACGCCGCCCACGCCACCGCACCGTCGGCAGGGCAGGGTGCCTCGATGTCCGTCGAGGACGCCGTGATCCTCGCGCAGTGCCTGCGCGATTGCCCCGATATCCCCACGGCATTCACGACGTTCGAGTCATTGCGCCGCCGCCGGGTGGAGAGGATCGTCCGGCACGGACACCGGTCGTCCAACAGCAAGGCCGCGGGCCCGATCGGTCGCGTGCTGCGGGACCTGATTCTGCCCGTGATGTTTCGGCAGGCGGCGAAAGACGATGGCCGCTCGATGATGTGGCTACAGGGCCACCACATCGACTTCGACAGCAGCATCCAACCGGTGCCGGTCTAA
- a CDS encoding ATP-dependent DNA helicase, whose translation MSRKTDPTDVSALLSIAVSALGGAERSGQIEMAKAVGNAFDKGEHLAVQAGTGTGKSLAYLVPSIAHAVASNQPVVVSTATIALQRQLVDRDLPRLADALAPHLPRRPEFALLKGRGNYLCLNKVHSGAQAEEDLPQEELFNPVAASALGRDVKRLIEWSSDTESGDRDEVVPGVLDRAWSQVSVGARECIGATRCPYGTDCFAEKARAKAGAVDVIVTNHALLAIDAISEVNVLPEHQLLVVDEAHELVDRVTSVATGELSATSMAVAHRRAARLVEPELAERLEASIATLSSAIHDMEAGRIDVLDDELATYLTVVRDSTDKVKMAIDTAPSDPTAAAARSEAVTSLTDLSDTASRIIDSFVPAIPDRYDVVWLDREESRGSVRHILRVAPLSVAGLLRGRLFGEVTAVLTSATLTIGGRFESMARAWGLSIPEDSTATPPKWKGMDVGSPFSHAKSGILYVAKHLPPPGRDAAAPEQMDEIYELITAAGGRTLGLFSSMRAAKAAAEIMRERLDTPVLCQGDDSTSTLVRQFTEDAETSLFGTLSLWQGVDVPGPSLSLVIIDRIPFPRPDDPLLTARQRAIAARGGNGFMAVAASHAALLLAQGAGRLLRSVNDRGVIAILDSRMATARYGGFLQSSLPPYWSTTDPVRVRNALERLAASS comes from the coding sequence ATGAGCCGAAAGACCGATCCGACGGACGTGTCGGCACTGCTTTCCATCGCGGTCTCCGCCCTCGGCGGCGCCGAGCGCAGCGGCCAGATCGAGATGGCCAAGGCCGTCGGCAACGCCTTCGACAAGGGTGAGCACCTGGCCGTCCAGGCCGGGACCGGCACCGGCAAGTCGTTGGCGTACCTGGTCCCGTCCATCGCGCACGCCGTCGCATCGAACCAGCCGGTGGTGGTGTCAACGGCGACCATCGCGCTGCAGCGCCAGCTGGTGGACCGCGACCTGCCCCGCCTGGCCGATGCCCTCGCCCCGCACCTGCCCCGGCGTCCCGAGTTCGCGTTGCTCAAGGGCCGCGGAAATTACCTGTGCCTGAACAAGGTTCACAGCGGCGCGCAGGCCGAGGAAGACCTCCCTCAGGAGGAACTGTTCAACCCCGTCGCGGCCTCGGCTTTGGGCCGCGACGTCAAGCGACTCATCGAATGGTCGTCGGACACCGAAAGCGGTGACCGCGACGAGGTGGTGCCGGGTGTGCTGGACCGGGCCTGGTCACAGGTCAGCGTGGGCGCGCGCGAGTGCATCGGCGCCACCCGATGCCCTTACGGCACAGACTGTTTCGCCGAGAAGGCTCGCGCCAAGGCCGGAGCCGTCGATGTCATCGTGACCAACCACGCGCTGCTGGCCATCGATGCCATCTCCGAGGTCAACGTCCTGCCCGAGCACCAGCTGCTGGTGGTCGACGAGGCCCACGAGCTGGTGGACCGCGTGACCAGCGTCGCCACCGGCGAGCTGTCCGCCACCTCCATGGCCGTCGCGCACCGACGGGCCGCCCGGTTGGTGGAACCTGAACTGGCAGAACGCCTCGAGGCCTCGATCGCGACCCTGTCGTCGGCCATCCACGACATGGAAGCCGGCCGCATCGACGTGCTCGACGACGAGCTCGCCACCTACCTGACCGTGGTCCGCGATTCGACCGACAAGGTGAAGATGGCGATCGACACCGCACCGTCGGACCCCACCGCCGCAGCGGCCCGCAGCGAAGCCGTTACGTCACTGACCGACCTGAGCGACACCGCGTCGCGCATCATCGACTCGTTCGTCCCGGCCATCCCCGACCGCTACGACGTGGTGTGGCTGGACCGCGAAGAGTCACGGGGCTCGGTGCGTCACATCCTGCGGGTCGCGCCGTTGTCGGTGGCGGGGCTACTGCGCGGGCGGTTGTTCGGTGAGGTGACGGCAGTCCTGACGTCGGCGACGCTGACCATCGGTGGGCGCTTCGAGTCGATGGCGCGGGCGTGGGGGTTGTCGATTCCGGAAGACAGCACCGCGACGCCGCCCAAGTGGAAGGGCATGGACGTGGGATCGCCCTTCTCCCATGCCAAGTCGGGCATCCTGTACGTCGCCAAGCACCTGCCGCCGCCTGGCCGCGACGCCGCCGCACCGGAACAGATGGACGAGATCTACGAGCTGATCACCGCCGCCGGCGGCCGCACCCTCGGACTGTTCTCGTCGATGCGGGCCGCCAAGGCCGCCGCCGAGATCATGCGCGAACGGCTCGACACCCCGGTGCTGTGCCAGGGCGACGACTCCACGTCAACACTGGTGCGGCAGTTCACCGAAGACGCCGAGACGTCGCTGTTCGGCACGCTGTCGCTGTGGCAGGGCGTCGACGTGCCAGGGCCGTCGTTGTCGCTGGTGATCATCGACCGCATCCCGTTCCCCCGCCCCGACGATCCGCTGCTGACCGCGCGTCAGCGCGCCATCGCGGCCCGCGGCGGCAACGGGTTCATGGCGGTGGCCGCATCGCATGCAGCGTTGTTGTTGGCGCAGGGCGCCGGACGACTGCTCCGCAGCGTCAACGACCGCGGCGTCATCGCAATCCTCGATTCCCGGATGGCGACGGCCCGCTACGGCGGCTTCCTGCAGTCATCGCTGCCGCCCTACTGGTCGACCACCGACCCGGTCCGGGTGCGCAACGCCTTGGAACGGTTGGCCGCGTCGAGCTGA
- a CDS encoding virginiamycin B lyase family protein, giving the protein MSALTVAVDGGPYALAAGPDGAMWVTLVSAGSVGRIDAGGDVRLFEIGADSRPMQICAGPDGAVWFTCSGTDRLGRISGDGALTFVELDTGSAPFGIAAGPDDAVWFTTMDGGTVGRVGADGAAEVVAVPRGMPSMITAGGDGALWFTLNQKSAIGRLTVAGDLSIRPTPTPSAGPVGICATHDDAVWFTAIGADKLGRIPLNDAIQELDLPGKPHAVVADEADGVWVSLWGADGIARVTADGEVSTFDLPPGSEPHGLAVDRDGALWVALESGFVVRLPV; this is encoded by the coding sequence GTGAGTGCTCTGACTGTTGCGGTCGATGGTGGACCGTACGCGCTGGCGGCCGGCCCGGATGGCGCGATGTGGGTGACGTTGGTGTCGGCGGGTTCGGTGGGCCGGATCGACGCGGGTGGCGACGTGCGGCTGTTCGAGATCGGCGCCGACAGCCGGCCGATGCAGATCTGCGCCGGTCCCGACGGGGCCGTGTGGTTCACCTGTTCCGGCACCGATCGGCTGGGCCGAATCTCCGGTGACGGTGCGCTGACGTTCGTCGAGTTGGACACGGGCAGTGCACCGTTCGGCATCGCCGCCGGGCCCGACGACGCCGTGTGGTTCACCACGATGGACGGCGGCACCGTGGGCCGCGTCGGTGCGGATGGCGCGGCAGAGGTGGTTGCCGTGCCGCGCGGGATGCCGTCGATGATCACCGCCGGCGGCGACGGCGCGCTGTGGTTCACGCTGAATCAGAAGTCCGCCATCGGGCGACTGACCGTCGCCGGTGACCTGTCGATCCGGCCGACACCGACACCGTCCGCGGGTCCGGTCGGCATCTGCGCGACCCACGATGACGCGGTGTGGTTCACCGCAATTGGCGCCGACAAGCTGGGCCGCATCCCGCTGAACGACGCCATCCAGGAACTGGACCTGCCGGGCAAGCCGCATGCGGTGGTCGCCGATGAGGCCGACGGCGTGTGGGTGAGCCTGTGGGGCGCAGATGGAATCGCGCGGGTCACGGCCGACGGCGAGGTGTCGACGTTCGACCTGCCGCCGGGCAGCGAACCGCACGGGTTGGCGGTCGATCGCGACGGGGCGCTGTGGGTGGCGCTCGAGTCCGGGTTCGTGGTGCGGTTGCCCGTTTAG
- a CDS encoding MarR family transcriptional regulator — protein MSSEKSLSGRLGAAVQAYQAAVDDFDREVARLLGINATDARCLEILIEETPDGLTPRELADGLGLTTGSATTMLDRLEKVGYITRSAHPSDRRKLLVHATDTARERAFELIGPLVAEGERTLLSRYSAKQLELITEFLTRAAELQREHVARLRGM, from the coding sequence TTGTCAAGCGAAAAATCGTTGTCCGGCCGACTGGGCGCGGCCGTGCAGGCGTATCAGGCGGCCGTCGATGACTTCGACCGCGAGGTCGCGCGGCTGCTCGGCATCAATGCGACGGATGCGCGGTGCCTGGAGATCCTGATCGAGGAAACACCGGACGGTCTGACCCCGCGGGAGTTGGCTGACGGGTTGGGTCTGACGACCGGCAGTGCCACGACGATGCTCGACCGTCTGGAGAAGGTCGGGTACATCACCCGCTCAGCGCATCCCAGCGACCGGCGCAAGCTCCTGGTCCACGCGACCGACACCGCGCGAGAGCGGGCCTTCGAGTTGATCGGCCCGCTGGTGGCCGAGGGGGAGCGCACCCTGCTCAGCCGCTACAGCGCCAAGCAACTCGAGCTGATCACTGAATTCCTCACGCGCGCAGCGGAACTGCAGCGCGAGCATGTCGCAAGGCTGCGGGGGATGTGA